The following are encoded together in the Lathyrus oleraceus cultivar Zhongwan6 chromosome 3, CAAS_Psat_ZW6_1.0, whole genome shotgun sequence genome:
- the LOC127130799 gene encoding plasma membrane ATPase 1: protein MVEGTMSLDAVIKEAVDLENIPIEEVFDNLKCTKEGLTSEEVQERLDMFGYNKLEEKKESKILKFSGFMWNPLSWVMEAAALMAIAMAHGGGKRGDYQDFVGIIILLIINSTISFIEENNAGNAAAALMARLAPKAKVLRDGKWSEEDASVLVPGDIVSIKLGDIIPADARLLEGDPLKIDQSALTGESLPVTKHPGEGVYSGSTCKQGEIEAVVIATGVHTFFGKAAHLVENTTHVGHFQQVLTSIGNFCICSIAIGMIIEIIVIYSVHGYGYRNGIDNLLVLLIGGIPIAMPTVLSVTMAIGSHKLSQQGAITKRMTAIEEMAGMDVLCSDKTGTLTLNKLTVDKEMIEVFAKGVGKDLVVLMAARASRMENQDAIDCAIVSMLADPKEARAGIKEVHFLPFNPTDKRTALTYIDGAGNMHRVSKGAPEQILNLAQNKAEIERKVHAMIDKFAERGLRSLGIARQEVPEGSKESAGGPWEFVALLPLFDPPRHDSAETIRRALDLGVSVKMITGDQLAIGKETGRRLGMGTNMYPSSSLLGENKDQLGAVSIDDIIEKADGFAATSL, encoded by the exons atggtGGAAGGGACTATGTCTCTTGATGCTGTTATAAAGGAAGCTGTTGATTTG GAGAACATTCCTATTGAGGAGGTATTTGATAATCTAAAATGCACAAAAGAAGGTTTAACCTCTGAGGAAGTACAAGAGAGGCTTGACATGTTTGGATACAATAAACTTGAAGAAAAAAAG GAAAGTAAAATACTGAAGTTTTCAGGGTTTATGTGGAATCCTTTGTCATGGGTTATGGAAGCTGCTGCTCTCATGGCCATTGCTATGGCACATGGAGGG GGAAAGCGAGGAGATTATCAAGATTTTGTTGGCATAATTATTTTGCTAATTATAAACTCAACCATAAGTTTCATAGAAGAAAATAATGCTGGTAATGCAGCTGCTGCCCTTATGGCAAGATTGGCTCCAAAAGCAAag GTACTTCGTGACGGAAAATGGAGCGAAGAAGATGCTTCGGTATTGGTCCCTGGAGACATAGTTAGCATCAAGCTAGGGGACATCATTCCTGCCGACGCACGTCTCCTTGAAGGTGACCCTTTGAAGATTGATCAG TCTGCTCTTACCGGAGAGTCACTCCCTGTGACTAAACATCCCGGAGAAGGAGTATATTCTGGTTCAACTTGCAAGCAAGGAGAAATTGAAGCCGTAGTCATAGCAACTGGAGTTCACACATTTTTCGGAAAGGCAGCTCATCTCGTCGAAAACACAACACACGTTGGACATTTCCAACAG GTTTTGACATCTATTGGAAATTTCTGCATCTGTTCAATTGCTATTGGAATGATTATTGAAATCATTGTGATATACAGCGTCCACGGATATGGTTACAGAAACGGTATTGATAACCTTCTAGTGCTACTAATTGGAGGAATCCCTATTGCAATGCCAACTGTTCTTTCAGTTACAATGGCTATTGGCTCACATAAGTTATCTCAGCAG GGTGCTATAACAAAGAGAATGACTGCTATTGAAGAAATGGCCGGAATGGATGTGTTATGCAGTGACAAAACAGGCACATTAACTCTTAACAAGCTTACAGTGGACAAGGAAATGATTGAG GTTTTTGCCAAAGGTGTTGGCAAGGATTTGGTTGTACTTATGGCTGCAAGAGCATCAAGGATGGAGAACCAAGATGCAATTGATTGCGCAATCGTTTCAATGTTGGCAGACCCAAAGGAG GCACGAGCTGGAATAAAAGAAGTTCATTTCCTTCCGTTTAATCCAACTGATAAAAGAACTGCCCTTACATACATTGATGGTGCTGGTAATATGCACAGGGTTAGCAAAGGTGCACCAGAGCAG ATTCTCAATCTTGCACAAAACAAGGCAGAAATCGAACGGAAGGTTCATGCGATGATTGACAAGTTTGCAGAACGTGGACTTCGTTCTCTTGGGATTGCAAGACAG GAAGTACCGGAGGGAAGTAAGGAAAGTGCAGGAGGACCATGGGAGTTTGTTGCTCTTCTCCCTCTTTTTGACCCTCCGAGACATGATAGCGCAGAAACAATCAGAAGAGCTCTTGATCTTGGCGTTAGTGTCAAAATGATCACTG GTGATCAACTCGCAATAGGTAAGGAAACGGGAAGGCGTCTAGGGATGGGGACTAACATGTATCCTTCTTCATCACTGCTCGGTGAAAATAAAGATCAATTAGGTGCTGTTTCCATTGATGATATCATTGAGAAAGCTGACGGTTTTGCTg CCACTTCACTTTGA